The Gemmatimonadota bacterium sequence GGACACGAATCGGAGCGGCACGATGCGGAGCTTCGCTGGGCGGATGTGCAGGGGCGGCGTGGTGGTGGTCCTCGCCTGCGGAGGAGGCGTCCGGCCGCTGGCCGCGCAGGAGCCCGTCACGGTCACGCTGGACGAGGCGATCGAACGGGCGCTGGAGGTCGCGCCGGCCATGCTCGACGCCGAATCGGGTCGGGCGGTCGCCGGCGCCACCCAGCTGACGACCCGGGGCGCCTGGCTCCCCGCGCTGTCGTTGGGGGGCACGTTCGCCAACTCCAGCAACGAGCGCTTCGATCAAGCCACCGGGCAGCTCGTCTCCCAGAACTACAGCGCCCAGGCCCAGGGAAGCGTCCAGCTCTTCACCGGTGGCCGCCGCTTCGCCCAGGGTCGGGCCGCCAGCGCGGGCGTGCGGTCCGCGGACGCCGACCTGAGGGCCCAGCGCTTCGCCACCATCCTGGCCACCACCCAGGCCTACTACGACGCCGCCGCCGCGCAGGATCTGCTGCGCGCCGCCGAGCAGCGCCTCGGTCGGGCCGAACAGCAGCTGGACTTCGCCCAGACGCGCCTGGAGGTGGGTACCGCCACGCGGTCGGATGCCCTGCGCGCCGAGCTGGAGCGGGGCAACGCCCAGCTGGCCGTGCTGGAGGCCAACGCGGGCCTGCGCACCGCCGCCCTTCAGCTCGGGCGCCGTGTGGGGGTGGAGGGCGAGGTGCGCCCCGCCGACGACGCGCTCCCGGACCGGGCCCCCGAGCTGCCCGCCACCGAGACCCTCGTGGCCCGGGCGCTCTCCTCGTCCCCCTCCGTGGTGGCTGCCGAAGCGGACCTGCAGAGCCGGCACGCCGAACGCCTGGCCAGCTACACCGGCTATCTGCCCACGGCGCAGCTCGCCGGCGGCTACGACTGGTTCGCCTTCGATTTCCCACCGAGCCAGCGCAGCTGGAACATGCGTCTGACCGTGTCGCTGCCGATCCTGAACGGGTTCCAGCGGGAAGCGGCGCTGCAGCGCACCGCCGCCGCCGAGCGGGCGGCAGCGGGGCGGGCGCAGGACGCGCGCATCGCCGCACGCGCGGACGTGGAGGCCGCGGTGCTCACCATCGAATCGGCCGGGCAACGTGTGCAGATCGCCGACCGATCGGTGGAGCTGGCGGAGGAGGACCTCCGCGTGCAGGAGGAACGGTATCAGATCGGGGCGGCCACCATCCTCGACCTGCAGACCTCGCAGGTGACCCTGGCCGACGCGGAGAACGCGCGGGTCCTGGCGCGGCAGGCGCTGGGCACTGCGGTGGCTCGGCTGGAAGCCATTCTCGGACAACGGATCGGAGCTCGCTGACACGTGCTCATGCGTCGACGTGCAGGGATCGGCCTTCTGGGTGTCGCTCTGGCCCTGGCGGCCTGTGGCGGTGGAGACGGCGAGAGCGCCCAGGCGGCGCCTCCCCAGGGCGGCGGTGGCCGACCGGGCGGAGGACCTCGCGGGCCGGGGGGCCCCACGCCGGTGGAGGTCGTCCCCGTCGAGCGCGGTTCCATCGCGCAGTCCGTGACCGTTTCCGGCGTGGTGGAGCCGATCCGCACGGTGGGCGTGAACAGCCTGCTGAGCGGGGCGGTCCTGTCCATCCACGCCGAGGAAGGGGCTGTCGTGGCGGAGGGCGCGGTGCTCGCCCGCATGGACGACCGTGAGCTGCAGGCCCAGCTGGCCGCGGCCGAAGCGTCCTTCCAGGTCGCGGAGGCGGCCTGGCAGCGCTCGGAGCGGCTGCGGGAGCGGCAGGTCATCACGCTCCCCGAGTACGAGCGGGACCGCACGGCCTACGCAGCCGCGACCGCGCAGCTCGAGCAGGTGCGCACCCGTATCGGCTACGCCACGGTCCAGGCGCCCATCCGCGGCGTGGTGACCGAGAAGCGCGTCGAGGCGGGGGACATCGTCGCGCCGCAGACGCGGCTGTTCACACTGGCCGACCTGTCCACGATCGTGGTGCGCGTCGGCGTGTCCGAGCTGGACGTGGTGGAGCTCGGGGTCGGGGACCCGGTCTCCGTCGGGCTCGACGCGTTCGCCGGCCGCGAGCTCTCCGGTCGCATCCGCCGCATCTTCCCGAGCGCCGATCCCACCACGCGGCTCGTGCCGGTGGAGGTGGCGTTCGAGGGCGAGGCGGCCCGCCTGGCTCGTCCGGGCTTCCTGGCCCGCACCACGTTCGCGCTGGCCGGCCACGACGGTGTGCTGCTCGTTCCGGCTTCGGCCATCGTGGGCGGGACGGGATCCTCCTCGGTGTTCGTGATCGAGGACGGTCGGGCGGTCCGGCGTACGGTCACGACCGGTCTGACGTCCCTGGGCCGGGTGGAGGTGGTGGACGGATTGACCGGCGCGGAGCAGGTCGTGACGGCCGGCAACAACCAGCTGCGGGACGGCGCGCAGGTGCGGGTGATGCCCGCGGGCGGCGAGGAAGGACCGATGCCCGGAGACACGAGCGCCAGGAGCGGATCATGAAGTCCACCCGACGCGGGCTCCCCAGCCTCTCCATCCACCGGCCCGTCGGCACCGTCATGCTGACGTCGGTGGTCATCGTGCTGGGGCTCTTCTTCCTGTCCGGTCTGCCGCTCGACCTGCTGCCCACCATCGTCTATCCGCAGGTGCGGGCGTCGGTGAACAACCGCGGCGTGGAGCCGCAGGTGCTCGAGGAGACGGTCGCCAAGCAGCTCGAAGCGGCGCTGTCGACCACCGAGGATCTCGTGCGCATGGAGACCGAGGTGCAGGAGGGACGCGTCAGCGTCAGCCTGAACTTCGCGTACGGGACCGACATGGACTTTGCGCTCCAGGACGCGTCGAAGAACCTGGACCGGGCGCGCTCCACCATGCCGGAGGAAGCCGACCCGCCGACCATCTTCAAGTTCGACCCATCCCAGGCGCCGGTCTTCGAAGCGGCCTTCTCCTCGCAGACGCGGGATCTGATCTCGCTGCGCGATTGGGTCGAGTTCCGCCTGCAGCCGCAACTGCTGACCATCCAGGGCGTGGCGTCCGTCGACATCTCGGGCGGGCTGGTGCGCGAGATCCAGGTGGTGTTGGACCAGGAGCGGCTGCGCTCCTACGGCCTCACCGTCTCCCAGGTGATCGAAGCCGTGCGCGCCGCCAACCAGGACGTGGCCGCCGGACGGGTCTCCTCGCCCACCCGGGAGATCGTCGGCAAGACCACCGGCAAGTTCCGGACGGTCGAGGACGTGCGGGGCGTGCTGCTTCCGACCGGCACCCGGCGCATCCCGCTGTCGGAGGTGGCACAGGTCTCCGACACCCACCGCGAGCAGCGCCTGTGGGCCCGTCTGAACGGTGTGCCGGCCGTGAAGATCTCCGTCCGCAAGCAGCCCAACGCCAATACGGTGGCCGTGGCGGAGCAGGTGGAGGCCCGCCTGCAGGACCTGCGGGCGTCCGGCTTCATGCCGGCCGACATCGACCGTCAGACCATCCAGAACCAGGCCACGTTCATCCGCAACTCGGTCAACTCCGTGCGCAGCGCCGCGCTCGGTGGAGCGGGGCTGGCGATGGTCGTGGTGTTCCTCTTCCTGGGCTCGCTGCGCAAGACGTTCATCATCGGGTTGTCCATCCCCATCGCCGTGCTGGCGACGTTCATGATGATGGGCATGGGCAAGCTGACCCTGAACATCATGAGCCTGGGCGGGCTGGCGCTCGGTGTCGGGCTGTTGATCGACAATTCGATCGTGATGCTCGAGAACATCTTCCGTCGCAAGGAAGACGCGCACGAGGATCCGGAGACGGCCGCCCACGTGGGCGCGGCCGAGGTGCAGAGCGCCGTGGTGGCGTCGACGGCCACCAATCTCGCGGCCGTCGTGCCGTTCCTGCTCATCAGCGGTCTGGCCGCGCTCATCTTCCGCGAGCTGATCCTCACCATCTCCTTCGCCATCCTGGCGTCACTGGCCGTGGCGCTCACGGTGGTCCCCATGCTGGCCGCGCAGCTGTCCCGCATCCGCTTCAGCAGCGGGCTGCAGTCGTGGCGCGCGCTGCGGGCCTTCGACGGCTTCATCGGGACGCTGCGCGCCCTCTACCGCCGGATCGCCACTCCGGTCGTGCTGCGCGGCCGCTGGGTGGTGCTCGGTGTGGCGTTGGTGGCCCTGACGGGGTCGGTCCTGCTGGTGCGTGACCTGGGCAGTGAGTTCCTCCCCCAGGTGGACGACGGCAACGTCAACGTGATGGTCTCCCTGCCGCCCGGCTCGGCCGCCGAGGAGACGAACCGGATCGTGCAGGACGTCGAGGCCATGATCGGCGAGATGCCCTACGTGCAGGCCGTGTTCGCCACGGCCGGCGGGATGCTCTTCGGTGCCTCCACGAACGAGTCGGCCGGCCGCGGCTCCATCAACGTGGTGCTGGCTCCCAGCACCGAGCGTGACGTGACCGCCGAGGCGTGGGTGCAGACGCTCCAGCGTCAGATCAACGCGCGCGGATTCCCCGGTGCGCGTGTCTTCGTACGGCCCCCGTCCATCCGCGGTCTGCGCACCAACTCGGCGGGCTCGCCCATCGCGCTCAGCGTGCAGGGGGACGACCTGCTCGAGCTGCAGCGGATTTCCGAGGACATCCTGGCGCTCACGCGCGGCGTGCCCGGTCTGGAGAACCTGCAGCCCTCCACCGACGAGGCCAGCCCTCAGCTCTCCGTGGAGCTGGATCGCGAGCGGGCGGGCTACCTCGGGCTCAGCGTCGCGGCGGTCGGGCAGACGCTCCGCACGGCGCTGGACGGCACCGTAGCCACGCGCTTCACGGCCGGAAACCAGGAGTACGACCTGCGCGTGATGTTCCCGCGCGAGCGCTTCCGGAGCCCGGAGGACATCGAGTCCATCGCGCTGTTCCCGGGGCAGACCGGCGGTGCGCCGATCTACCTGCGGGACGTGGCCCGCGTGCGCACGATCCTCGGGCCCACCACCATCCGGCGCGAGAACCAGAACCGGCAGCTGCAGCTGACCGGGGACGTCATCGCCGAGGTGGCGACGGTGGGGGAGGTCAACGACTCCATTCGCGTGCGTCTGGCCGGGATGTCCCTGCCGGACGGATACGGCGTGATCTTCGGCGGGGAGGAGGAGGCCATCCGGGAGAGCAACCAGCAGATGACGATCGTGGTGCTGCTGGCCGTCTTCCTGGTGTTCGTGGTGATGGCCGTGCAGTACGAGAGCTTCGTCAACCCGTTCGTGATCCTGCTGGCCATGCCGCTGTCGCTGATCGGCGTGTGCGTCCTGCTCTTCCTCACCGGGACGCCGCTCAGCGCACCGGTGCTGCTCGGGGTGATCCTCCTGGCCGGCATCGTGGTCAACAACGCCATCCTGCTGGTCGAATACATCGAACAGGGGCGGAAGGAACGGGGTCTGTCCCGTGAGGAGGCGGTCATCGAGGCCGGCGCCGTGCGCCTGCGTCCGATCCTCATGACCACGCTGACGACCCTGTTCGGGATGTTGCCGCTGGCGCTCGGCATCGGGCAGGGCTCGGAGCTTGATGCAGCCGCTGGCCATCGCGGTCGTGGGCGGCCTGGGCATCTCGACCTTGCTCACCCTGTTCGTCGTGCCCAGCGCCTACCTGATCTTCAACACGTCGGCGGAGCGCGTCGGGGCTTTCATGACCGGTCGGTCGGCCGCCGCGGAGCGGGCCGCCGCCGAACGCGAAGTGGGCGCGCGCGCTCCGACGCCGGTCGGACCCTGAGCGGGCCGAAACACCGGGCTGGCGCGGCTACCAGCGCGCCAGCTCGACCACCAGCGCGTCGATGACGTCCCGAACGGCTCTGCCGTCCAGGCCGGAGGCATTGGTGAGGATGCTGAAGACCAGCTCCCGCCCGTTGTCCCGCACCAGGTAGCCCGACAGCGAGTTGGTGTGGGTCAGGCTCCCGGTCTTGGCGAACACCCGCCCGCCCAGGCTACCCAGGCGACCGGACAGCGTCGTGCCCGCCTCACCCGGCTCGGCCAGGGCCCTCCGGAACCGCTCGCCCTCGGGTCGGATGCGGATCTGGGTGAGCACGTCCACGAGCGCCCGGGGCGTCGCGAGGTTGTACGCCGACAGGCCGGAGCCGTCCACGACGTCCACGTCGTAGGCCAGCACGTTGTAGGCTCGCCCCAGCTCCTCCGCGACGGCGTCGCCCGCCTGCTCCCAGCCCCCTGTTCCGGTCGAGCTCTGCGCGAGGGCGCGCGTGAGCTGGTCCATGATCCAGTTGTCGCTGGGACCCAGCGCCGCATCGAGGAGCTCCATGAGCGGCGGCGAGGTGAGCGTGGCCAGCCGGTGAGCGGCCGGGCACGAGGCGATCCGCCCCGCGGCGCAGCCGCCCGGCAGCTCCGCCTCGCGCTCCCACGCGAAGGCGAGGCCGCCATCGAACCGGATCCCGCGCTCCGTCAGCACCTGGTACAGCAGCTCGCCGGCCACCCGCACGGGGTCGCCCTGTGCGATCCGGAGCGTCCGTCGCCAGCGCGGAGGCACCCTTCCCGACAGGCGGATCCGACCGTTCTCGCCCAGCGGACGGGAATGGACGATGGCCGTGTCGGTGGCGGCCGTACGCACGTCCAGCTCGAGCCGGCCCGACGCCAGCCGCGGCTCCGAGCGGACCGGGACCTCCGCGCCGACGGTGGACGGTGCGTCGAGCGTCAGCGCCACCTGGCCGCCGGCCACGACGAACGCGCCTCCCGAGGCGCCCCACGACCAGCCCAGGTCCTCCACCATCCACGAGCCCGGCACGCTCGTCGAATCCCACGCGGCCACGTCGATCACGAGCGGTCCATCGAAGCGGCGCGCGCCGACGGCCAGCAGCGAGTCGGCGAGGCGATCGAACGGCGTGCGCCACGACGGGTGGAAGGCGTCGGAGAAGCTGGGATCGCCCGAGCCCACCACCACCAGCGCGCCGCGCACCGTGCCCCCGCTCAGCGGCCCGGTGGCGAACGCGGGTGTGCGGAAGCGGTGCTCCGGCCCCAGTGCGCTCAGCGCGGCCGCGCCGGCCAGCACCTTCATGTTGGAGGCCGGCGCGAACTTGTGGTGCGCGTTCAGGGACAGGAGCAGGTGGCCGTCGTGCAGATCCTTGGCGACGATGCCCCAGTGCATCTGGTCGAACGGAGGACGATCGATGATCGCGGCCACCCGCTCGATCACCGCGGGGTCGCCCGAAGCGGCCGGCCGCGTCAGCGCGCTGCCTTCGGGCCGCTCCACCTCCAGCGGGACGAAGACCCCTTCCTCCGGTCGGCAGGCGCGGCCTCGCGCACCACGTAGACGGTGTCGCGTACCGTGTCCGGAGCCGGAAGCGCCGTCGCCACGGCCGCGCTGCCGTTCCCGCTGGCGGGGCGCGCGCGCTCGGGAGGCGGCGACCCGGGGGGCGCGGCGACGCCGGAGCAGCCCATCAGGACCAGGGCTGCCAGCGCGAAGAGCGGACCGGTGCGGCGTGGACGCATGCGGGCGTGGGGTCGGTACGGACGAAGGATCGGGCGCGGCCGAGGCGTCGCCGGCGACCCGGCGTGCGGTTCTACGGGGTGGCGCGCTCGACCCGCACGGCCGTGCCGTAGCACAGCATCTCCGCCGCCCCGCGCGTCACCTCGGCCGACTGGAAGCGTACGCCCAGGACGGCGTTCGCGCCAAGAGCGCGCGCCTCGTCGACCATCCGGTCGACGGCTTCCTCCCGCGCCTCGGCGAGCACCTTGGTGTACTCGAAGAGCTCTCCGCCGGTGATGTTGCGCATGGTGGCGACGATGTCCTGACCGAGGTGGCGCGCCCGGATGCTCGCACCCCGCACGAGCCCCAGGACCTGGACGACGCGATGATCGGGGATGGCTTCGATCGTCGCGAGGATCATCGATAGACGTCCTTGTAGGGGTCCACCTGCCAGTGGCGGTAGCGTTCGTAGAGCACGGTGGCGAACAGCAGCACGATACCGAGCACCACGGCGCCCGTGGCCATCTTCTCCCACAGTGCGATGGACGAGCGCGTGTACATCCAGGTGCCGTAGGCCACCCACACCACCGCGCCCACCACCATGAGCAACCAGCCGAGCGGACGCGTGAGACGCGCGTGCACCCGCTGCCAGACGGAAGGCGCCAGCACCCGCGGATCGAACGTGAGCTGCTGCAGGTCCTCCTTGAGCGCTCGGAACAACGCGACCTCGCGCTGCAGCTCCGTGGAGGTGGCGAGCTCGGCCTCGATGCGCGCTGCCTCGGACGGGGTGATCTCCCCGTCCAGGTAGCGCATGAGGGTTTCCTGATCGATGGTCTTCACGCTAGCCCGCCTGCCCCGCCGGGGAGCTCCAGCCCATGTCCTCGAGCGCCTCCTTCAACGCCTTGCGGGCGTGGAAGAGGCGGCTGGCCACGGTTCCGTCGGGGATGTCCAGGATGGACGCGATCTCCTGGTACCGGAATCCTTCCAGCTCCTTCAACACCAACACCTCGCGGTGCTCGGGCGCGATGCGCTCGAGCGCCTTCCACAACGTTTCCTTGCGCGCGGCCCGCTCCCGCACCTGGTCGGGGCGGCGGGCCGGGTCGTCCGCGTTGCGCTCGAGGTGCTCGTCGAGCACCTCCACCTTGAAGCGGGCCTGCCGGCTGCGCAGCAGGTCGCGGCACCGGTTGCGCAGGATCTGGAAGAACCAGGGTCCGAACGGCCGCCGAGGGTCGAATCGTCCGAGCGACTGCCAGGCTTTCACGAACGAATCCTGGAGCGCGTCGCGCGCCTCGTCGGGGTCACCGAGCATCCCGAGGGCAAGGCGCAGGCCCGGGCCTTCGTAGGCCCGGACGATCGGCTCGAAGAAGCGGGGGCCGCCGGCCCTGCACTTCGCGATCAATTCCCGCTCGACCTCCAGTTGCAAGCCGGCTCCAGGGCTTCGGTTCCACGAGGCTCTACGCGACAGCCCCTGAAGTTCTTCACCGCCCGGGCTTCGGAGCAACCGACCTTCGACGGGACCGTCCGGGCGGGGCCCGCGCGGCACCGCGCTGCGGGGGAGGGGGCTGGACGGGCCGGGCCGGGCGCGGATAGCGTGCGGGCCATGGAATCCCTACGGCGGTGGACGGTGGGAGCGGCAGTGGCGGGTGCGGCGCTCCTGGGCGGAAGCGGGAGGGTGCTGGCGCAGGCGGGCGCTCCGGCGCTCCTGGAGCAGCACTCCGGGACGGTGGCCCTGCTCCAGGCGGTCAGCCCGGTAGACGAGCGCGTCGTGTGGGTCGGCGGGCACCAGGGCGTGATCCTGCGCACCCTGGACGGCGGCGGGGAATGGGCGCGGATCCCCACGCCGGGCGGCGATACCCTCCAGTTCCGGGACGTGCACGCGTTCGGTCCGGACGTGGCCGTGGCCCTGAGCGCCGGTCCGGGGGCGCTCTCGCGGCTCTACCGCACGACGGACGGCGGTGGCACGTGGTCGCTCGCCTTCCTCATGGACGACGCGCGCGGCTTCCTCGACTGCCTGGACTTCGTCGACGATCGCCGGGGCTACGCCTACGGCGACGCCTTCGACGGGGTGCCCTACCTCCTCCAGACTGCGGACGGCGGCCAGACCTGGGCCCGGGTGCCCGCTTCGGAGCTGCCCGCTGCCGGGGAGGGCGAGGGCGGGTTCGCCGCCTCCGGCACCTGTGTCCGGGCGGCTCCCGACGGAGGCGTCTGGGTCGCGACGGGCGCCGGCGGGCACGCCCGCCTGCTGTCCCTGGCTCCCGGTTCCCGAGCCTGGAACGCCCGGGAAGCCCCCGTGGTGCGGGGGGAGGCAGCGGGGCTGACCACCGTCTCGTTCGGTCCGGAGGGGCAGGGCATCGCGCTCGGGGGCGACCTCGGCCAGATGGAGGCCCGGACCGCCAACGTCCTGGTGACCCAGGACGGGGGCCGCACCTGGGCGGCCGGCATGCCGTTGCGGATGACAGGACCGGTCTACGGGAGCGCCTGGCGGCCGGGCACGCCGGGTGTGGTGGCGGTGGGACCGGCCGGAGCGGACTGGTCTCCCGACGCCGGGACCACCTGGCAGGCGCTCTCCGATCGGGCCTTCTGGGCCGTGGGCTTCGCGCCGGGCGGTGTGGGGTGGATGGTGGGTCCCGAGGGGCGGGTCGTGCGGATCGGGGGCTGACCCGCGGCGGCCCGGTGGCCGTTCGGGGCGACCCGGCTCCCCGCTCAGACCAGCGCCGCGATCGCCTCCGTCAGGCGCTCGATGTCGTCCGCCGTGTTGTAGCAGTGCGGCGAGATCCGCACGGCGCCTTCGACCCCCTTCTCATCGAAGTCGAGCACCCCGGCCTCGCGCGGGCTCACCGACGTGTTGATGCCGTGGCTGCGGAGCCGCCCCACCACCTCGGCGGGGTCGAGCGTGCCCACCGTCACCGTCACGATGCCGCACAGGTCCGGTCCCCGGTCCAGCACCCGCACCTGGGAGATGGAGGCGAGGGATTCGCGGGCGTGGGCCGACAGCGCCCGGATGCGGCGCCCCACCGCCTCGATGCCCAGCGCCTCGGCGTAGCG is a genomic window containing:
- a CDS encoding RNA polymerase sigma factor: MQLEVERELIAKCRAGGPRFFEPIVRAYEGPGLRLALGMLGDPDEARDALQDSFVKAWQSLGRFDPRRPFGPWFFQILRNRCRDLLRSRQARFKVEVLDEHLERNADDPARRPDQVRERAARKETLWKALERIAPEHREVLVLKELEGFRYQEIASILDIPDGTVASRLFHARKALKEALEDMGWSSPAGQAG
- a CDS encoding oxidoreductase, with the translated sequence MESLRRWTVGAAVAGAALLGGSGRVLAQAGAPALLEQHSGTVALLQAVSPVDERVVWVGGHQGVILRTLDGGGEWARIPTPGGDTLQFRDVHAFGPDVAVALSAGPGALSRLYRTTDGGGTWSLAFLMDDARGFLDCLDFVDDRRGYAYGDAFDGVPYLLQTADGGQTWARVPASELPAAGEGEGGFAASGTCVRAAPDGGVWVATGAGGHARLLSLAPGSRAWNAREAPVVRGEAAGLTTVSFGPEGQGIALGGDLGQMEARTANVLVTQDGGRTWAAGMPLRMTGPVYGSAWRPGTPGVVAVGPAGADWSPDAGTTWQALSDRAFWAVGFAPGGVGWMVGPEGRVVRIGG
- a CDS encoding efflux RND transporter periplasmic adaptor subunit, whose protein sequence is MRRRAGIGLLGVALALAACGGGDGESAQAAPPQGGGGRPGGGPRGPGGPTPVEVVPVERGSIAQSVTVSGVVEPIRTVGVNSLLSGAVLSIHAEEGAVVAEGAVLARMDDRELQAQLAAAEASFQVAEAAWQRSERLRERQVITLPEYERDRTAYAAATAQLEQVRTRIGYATVQAPIRGVVTEKRVEAGDIVAPQTRLFTLADLSTIVVRVGVSELDVVELGVGDPVSVGLDAFAGRELSGRIRRIFPSADPTTRLVPVEVAFEGEAARLARPGFLARTTFALAGHDGVLLVPASAIVGGTGSSSVFVIEDGRAVRRTVTTGLTSLGRVEVVDGLTGAEQVVTAGNNQLRDGAQVRVMPAGGEEGPMPGDTSARSGS
- the dacB gene encoding D-alanyl-D-alanine carboxypeptidase/D-alanyl-D-alanine-endopeptidase, coding for MERPEGSALTRPAASGDPAVIERVAAIIDRPPFDQMHWGIVAKDLHDGHLLLSLNAHHKFAPASNMKVLAGAAALSALGPEHRFRTPAFATGPLSGGTVRGALVVVGSGDPSFSDAFHPSWRTPFDRLADSLLAVGARRFDGPLVIDVAAWDSTSVPGSWMVEDLGWSWGASGGAFVVAGGQVALTLDAPSTVGAEVPVRSEPRLASGRLELDVRTAATDTAIVHSRPLGENGRIRLSGRVPPRWRRTLRIAQGDPVRVAGELLYQVLTERGIRFDGGLAFAWEREAELPGGCAAGRIASCPAAHRLATLTSPPLMELLDAALGPSDNWIMDQLTRALAQSSTGTGGWEQAGDAVAEELGRAYNVLAYDVDVVDGSGLSAYNLATPRALVDVLTQIRIRPEGERFRRALAEPGEAGTTLSGRLGSLGGRVFAKTGSLTHTNSLSGYLVRDNGRELVFSILTNASGLDGRAVRDVIDALVVELARW
- a CDS encoding YbjQ family protein, producing MILATIEAIPDHRVVQVLGLVRGASIRARHLGQDIVATMRNITGGELFEYTKVLAEAREEAVDRMVDEARALGANAVLGVRFQSAEVTRGAAEMLCYGTAVRVERATP
- a CDS encoding TolC family protein — translated: MRSFAGRMCRGGVVVVLACGGGVRPLAAQEPVTVTLDEAIERALEVAPAMLDAESGRAVAGATQLTTRGAWLPALSLGGTFANSSNERFDQATGQLVSQNYSAQAQGSVQLFTGGRRFAQGRAASAGVRSADADLRAQRFATILATTQAYYDAAAAQDLLRAAEQRLGRAEQQLDFAQTRLEVGTATRSDALRAELERGNAQLAVLEANAGLRTAALQLGRRVGVEGEVRPADDALPDRAPELPATETLVARALSSSPSVVAAEADLQSRHAERLASYTGYLPTAQLAGGYDWFAFDFPPSQRSWNMRLTVSLPILNGFQREAALQRTAAAERAAAGRAQDARIAARADVEAAVLTIESAGQRVQIADRSVELAEEDLRVQEERYQIGAATILDLQTSQVTLADAENARVLARQALGTAVARLEAILGQRIGAR